tgctatcttaggagtgtcaCATAGGATAAATGCTGAGGTGAatgagagagaaatcataagaaaagacttgtcttctcttatttaataGATGATcttttagcacaatatgtctcaccatgtttttaggaattgCTAATTATTAAAGACAAGACTAAGAGATAACCCACTGTAGACATTCTTttattgtcatctctaaattaaaTGTAAGGCTTAAGGTAACGccgtcttatcaaccattgtacatgcccatATGATCATTTACGAGTTACACATATAATCTCATCTGCATTTTTATCAATTCAGTATATTTACTCTCATATACTGCTCATTAATGGTTGCTAAGGGTTAAAGTTTGGTTCGGGTGGGGATACAGAGAAAAtttgtggggtcgggtgggccttTTCCATGCAGAGGACACCGGCGGCACCAAATCCGCCCCATGTATTTTGTTGACTAAAGCACAAACATAGACGCTCACATACACGCACATACATAAAACCTTATGAATGCAAGCACGCGTACTCTGCCCCTATGAGCACCCCTGAGATACTGAGCCAACACAACATATTGAGATGGACGAAGTCGACACTAATTCCTTCACGGCCAGATGGAAACATCTCCTTCCATTGAACGCACaaggcctgaaataaattcagaaaaatgcgaCCACCGGTGCCAAGTCTAGGACTTAAACTCTGGAGTGTTGGGTTACCGCAAGGAATCTAACCATTCAAGTTTCCGCATCCGTCCCACATATTAGCTGGATACTAGGGGTGCTTGgatagcatggacatttgggctGGGTTTGTTGGATGACTATTTTTTATCCGGATTATCGGCGTGCGCCTTTAGAGCGAATTGGATCCCATTGTAGATGCTCCAAGCTATTTCTATTTTGATATACGAGTGcctacatccgtatctagacaaatgtaaacaagaattttgggacggagggagtattatcaaGATGGGTGAGACGTAATTGTCAACGCCGTTGTATGATTGTTACATACTATAAATCTGTTGTTTTTATGTATGGGATTGCTCTCTCACTCTTGAAAAAGAAAGGTCGAGCAACTTGTAGATCATCTCCCCTCCCCATCCATCCCCATACCAAAAGACAAAAATGctacagcagcagcagctagtgCCGAACCGATGGGGaaagaaagagggagaaaagcgCACGAAAAGAAAGCAGAGAGAAATGAAACTGCCCTGCTGCTGAGGCCGGCCTCCTGGCGATGAGCCCCCGCCGCCGTCcccccctgctcctcctcgccgccgtcgccctcgcctgcgcctgcgccgccgcccgcccctgCGCGGCCCTCGTCCGCCTCGGCGCCGCCTCCTTCGTCGACGCCCCCGCGCGCTTCGGTGAGCAATCGGCCCCCCCCTGTCCCCTGCCGCCCCCCCCAAAAAACCCCTCTTTTCTGAGCTCCGTCCGTCGGCGCAGGGCCCCGGGTGACCGGCGACGGGATATGCGGGTCGCTGCGCGCCGCGGACCCCGCCGACGCGTGCGCGCCCGTCAGGGCCGCCCCCGGCGGGAGCGGCGGGATGGCGTTCGTGCTGATCGCGCGCGGGAACTGCAGCTTCGAGGGCAAGGTGCGGGCGGCGCAGCGGGCCGGCTTCGACGCCGCGCTCGTCCACGACGACGAGGACAAGGCCAGCCTCTACTCCAGTGAGTTCCTGCCgctgcccctctctccctctcccctgctatGCTGCTCTGCTGTTTCAGCAGTGTCAGTTCACTTGGACACTCGGTAGCTGGTTCTCTTGATCTGAAGCTAGCTTGAAACTAGATGCCTACTTGGTGCATGGATTTGGCTTCCACTGCCTGCCAATTTATGGTCTCGGCGGTAGTTGGTTTATGTTTGGGTATACATAGGTTTGAAATTGAACCAAATATCACATAATTGGTTAAGAAAATGTACCAATTAAAGCTGTTTGTGCTGGGGGTCGAAGGTGCACACTGACTTACAGTTCTCCCTGTCAGTGTTCTACTAGAAATCTAATGTCATATGGCTATTCGGACACTATTTGTACTTCGCTTGGTAGTTCTGTGATGTTGACTGTAAGTCAGTGGTACTTCTTCTGACCTGCTACAAATCCAAAGACATAGCTAACACAAGTGTACGATATGTTAAATACAGAGAAAACCGTAAAAGTGTTTGTGATCCCAAACAGACTCAGAAGATCGCTATCATGTTAGATGTTGTGCTGTGCAATAGATATATCACCACTGCTCACCTTCTCCTTTATGTTCCACGGATAAAACATAACAAAAGGTCTGGATGCAATTTTACTTCTTATGAACTTTAACTAGTCTTAAGAAAGGGAATTTATTCTAGTTTGCTATCACTAGAAAGACATAGCTGAACTAACCCTAGCATGCCATATAATTTACAAGCCATCAAGTAGCGCTTTGAAGGTAAACAGACAGGTTGCTGATATTTATGAGAATGTGATTAATTCAATGTTAGGTTAAGTCCGGCTATCAAAGTTAGGACACGACTAAATGACTTTGTGCTAATGGTGTTCAGAAAGGCATTTTGTGTTTTCATTTATTTAGTTCTTGTTGGAGATACTTTGCAGGATATTTAGTTCCTCCTTTGTCTTAATTTAGTGGTTGGTGATCCTGAGGGCATACACATACCTGCGGTATTCGTATCTAAAATGGCTGGGGAAACTTTAAAGAAGTTTGCTAGAGGTGAAGATGGTGAGTGCTGCATAAACTCGTCGATGGATGAGACTGCAGGGACAGTGTTGGTGATGTCCTTCGTATCACTTGTTGTCATCATATCAGTTGTAGCTTCATTTCTTTTTGCCCGGAACTGCCGACTTTTACGCCATGGAGTTGATAATCGCCCACCTTACATCAAAAAACATGTGGTGGAAAAGCTTCCTTCTGTGGTATATAAAGCTCCCTGCTCAAGTGGCAACAATTGTGAAGAAGCCTGTGCCATTTGTTTAGAAGACTATGATAATGGTGACATGCTTAGACTTCTCCCATGCAAACATGGTAAGAGCATGTGATATCTCAGTACTTGACTATTTGTTTATATAGCCGCTGCTTCTTTTGTTGGGAATACAAATATATGCCAGTAGGAGTGTCTATGAAGCTAGTTTAATGATTTACGAATAAATTTACTACACAATATTTTTTGCTGAATGTCAAGATAACACAGATTTAGGATCAAGTTTCACAAACTGCACTTTCCTTGGACTCTTGTTTGAATACACCATACCTTTTTCTAATCTTGGAGGGAACTCACCTATGGGCCCTACATGGTAGTGATTGAAAAAGAGAACGGGTTGTTACATTGAGCTAGTCTAGGCTGCTTGTGTGGCATTCTTTTGGTGTCACTGCTAGGAGGGGGCAGATCTAAGTTCCACCCCAGATTCAAAAGGAGTAATTTTGTGAATCAAGTGTCACAGCTTGATCTTAAAAGCGCAGTTTTCTCACATTTAGCCAAAAAAGGAGTGCAGTTTTCAAGAAATGAATCAATATATGCCTCCCTCTGGCTTGATGCATATTTTGATTGGTTAAGACTAGACATGGACCAACAATTTACTTCATTAATATGTGGTTTATTTGAGACAGAATCACAATCGTAAGTAAGTAGTTCTGAATACATGTCACATAGACTGCACTAATGGACTAATTGCTGGTTAAAGCCCTGTCTTAAACAATCAAAATCCGCCGTATATAATACATATCCAGACAGATGGAGTAATGCATAAAAGCCACAATTGACGAAAGGGAATTTTTGAAGACCATGTTTGGCATATTTGTTTAGCCATGTCGCATGACAAAATCTAGTTTAGTATCCCATATTTGTCATATTTGTGTTGCACGATTTGAAGTGCTCATGGCGATATCCAATGTTTTACATAGGCAACATATTTACATTTCAAAATTTGTCGCTCATTCTTACATAGGAATACTTTCCTTTCATGTTAGAGCCAGGCAATGATTTCCACTGTCAGCGATTATGCTTGAAACTTCTTACTTTTGATAATTCCCTAACTATCTTGTGGTCAACAATTTTCCTACAGAATTTCATGTGGAGTGCATTGATCCCTGGCTGACAAAGTGGGGCACATTTTGCCCAGTATGCAAACTGGAGGTACTCACAGGTGAATAAGCAGGCAAGCTAGGAGTAAATCTCAGGTGAATAAGCAAGCCTCCGTTACTGCATATATACAAGTAGTGCTCGGCGGCGGTTATATCCAAGTGTGCTGAACTGGTGGATCTGTTGGCTGGGTTTGCAAGATAGATCAATGCCGAACATTTTATCATGAGGATGGAGTATGGGCCGCGGTTTGTGAGACTGGGCCCGTCTTAATACCCGGTAGAAGATTGCCTTATGTCGTTAACATTGAGATGAATCGTTTAATTGGGGTGTAGTATGTGGAAGCCATCTTGTAATTATATGTTAGAAGTTCAATTGTTTCTTTCCCATGCATTTCGTGATTCTCCTGAGTGGGGTGTGGGGCAGTATCTTTCGCCTCAGACCCATTTGCCCGTGGTAAATGTAGATGTGTGGTGTACTGTTGTTACTGCAGCATCTGTGAGAACCTTGTTTTTTTTTTTGGGCGAGAACTTTGCGGATCTTGGAACGTGTTGTTACAAGTCTGGAATTATTGTGGTGCAATCTGTTGTGCTGCATTCATGTGCTGGAACCGATTGCTGCCTTTGAAACAGTGGCAACCAGGCACAGAGTAAGAGTTGCAAGACATATCATCATCTTCAGGCTGTGCTCCATCATGGTTGCACACTAGTCTCGTTCTGTAAGCTAAGCACTAGTATTAGCCATCATGGTCGTCATGGCTGCCTGTCCGTGGGCTTACCTTGCGCACTGGCGGCCCAATGAGCCCGTGCCAAGCCCGCGGACGTCCCTTTTCCTGTCTCTgcttcttcctctgttcttcggtCTTCATGAGAAATGTCATGACACAAGCTTGACCACCCATACATCCATGGCAAGCACGCAGTCTACCGACTGATCCGTTAGCGTTTCACCTTAACGGTAAACATAGCATATCAAGCACAAGAATGAAAtgcttagggtttagggtttatggGATCGAGAATGATCATACTCCAAAAGAATAAACCATAGTAGTGGATGAGATCACATCGggatatgcttagctagctccattGAAAACTTGATCATGTGCGCATGCAGCATGCAAAATCCAAAGATTAAAACAAAACGGAATCTGATCTGGTAGGGCACCGTGCCTATCTATATGACTCCACTGTCCCAAATGACCCTCTTATTATTCAAATCAAATCAAACTGAACATGCGATTAAAATGAAAAGAGCCGATGAACTCAGCATCACCTACACCTCGAGGCCAGTTctccgaggaaggcggcggcgtgcTCCTCCCTGACGCAGGCGGCCATGACGCTGGACCCGACAGCGTCGTTCCCCGGGCACGGCACGCAGTTGGGCGCCCTCACCCTGCCCCGGCCGTAGGTGGTCACCCGCGCCGGCGGCCCTCCGCCGAAGTCGGCCATGTCCAGCCCGAGGTTCCGCCAGCTCGTGACGATGAGCACGTTGTACCCGTCCACGGCCAGGCCAGCCACGCCGCGGCGGTCCGCAGTTACACCCTTCTTGCCGCCGCCGTCGAACTGCTCCGGTATCTGGCTCTTGGCGCGCTGGATCATCCCCACCAGGTCCGcgaggtcgccgccggccaccgcgccgGCCGTCGCCACGACCACCCGCCCGGTCACGCAGTTGCCGTAGTACCCGCGCCTGGCCCCGACGTGCCTCCGCGCGTTCACCGCGAAGTAGAGCGCCACGGGCTCCTCCGGGCTGGACGACAGCCCCACCGCGCGGGTGCGGCACTGCCACAGCAGCGCGGCCACCGCCTCGAACGTCGTACACGGCGGCCTTGACCTTGATGACCCCCTGGCGTTGCAGCCGTCCTTGATGCGGTCGATCAGGCCCCATGGCACGGTGACGTCGAGCGCGGCCATGTCGGCCGGCTGGAGCGTCATCATAAGCTCCACGAAGCCGTCGGTGGGCGGAGGCACCGCCGTCAGCGCGTCGTCCCGCCTcaccggggccacggacggcgacggcagcccgcgcGCGAGCTCGCCGACGGCCTGCAGGAACTGGCCGATCCCGGCCGCGTCGGCGAGGACGTGGTTCCACGTTACCCCGACGACGAACCCGCCGCAGGAGAACTCGGTGACCTGCATCATGAGCAGAGGGTCACCGAAACCGCAGTGCTCGGCCGGGTAGTAGATGGccagctcctccagcagcgcgCCGGCCGCCGACCGGCCGAAGAACTCGGCGTCCTTGAGAGCGCAGTCCGCGGCCGCGGCCACGAACGGGACGCCCTCGCCGGTGCACCTGATGTGGAACTCGCCCTgctcggctccggcggcgaggcggccggagaCTGCGGGGTAGTGGGCTAGAGCTTGGGACAGAGCCTTCTCTATGGTCGCGGCAGGTTTGGGGATCCGACTGTCGAACACCATGAACACAGCCGCTGGCACGGACATGACGTTCTTGTCCAAGGGCGAGAGGTTGATGTTGACGGTGGCCGTCGCCGGCTCCGGTGGCGGCCTCACGACCACCGTCGAGGACTTCCTCACCGCCACGACGCCCATTTCCCGTGTAGCTATGCTTGCTGTTGGTGGCTCGGTTATCTACTGAACCAATCCTTTACTAGTAGGATCAATAGCACGCACAGAAGGAGGTTGTCACTTCTGACAGACCATAAAAAATGTAGTACTCCTATCACCATCCGTGATCTCCTTGACACATTAGCTGTAATAATAATTAAGATTCTGgcttttctttgtccggcaggttTCCAAAGCCGTGTTTGGAGAGAAGCAATCACACAGGGGTGTGTAGCTCATCCTAGCACTAGGTTCAGCTGCAGCAATTCTCATCATACAGGAGAACACTGTCCCTTGTTTCAGGCTTTAGCTCGTATAATCATCTGCAGCGATTTGTAACTGCTTCAGAGATGAATGAAAGATCAGCACTCCTCCATGTAAATTCTTCCACAGATGAACGAAAGATTGGGTCTTTGATGTTGTAGATGTTAGTAGTTTTTCTACAAAGTTGGGACAAATTTAAAACTTCAAAATATTTGAAATAGAGAGAGTATATAGTATGCGAATTTGGGATGTGCTGCGTCGGCGCAAGGGTAATAGTTTCCATGACCCGTGCGCGTATGTTCGTACTGACTACTTTGCTCGTATGTGCCGCGACTATCTGTGCTGGTTCAATCTTGATAGTGGAAGTGCGCATCCTCCTCGAAGGCTCTTTGTATTTTTGCGCACATGGATCGTGGCAATCCACCTAAAGCTTCCCATGGCACTGTACCCGCCAAGAGGGCTGGCAACTGAGGTGGACAGTGCCTACTCGACTTGTATGGTCTGCATAGAGGATTTCGCAGCTGAGAGGAGGTGGTGGTGTTGCCTTCCACCTACCTCTTCCAGCAGTTGCGTTAGGGCATGGCCAATGGTCCAGCTTGGACAGATGCCCCATGATTTCACGTCGGATGCATGCTGCCGTGGAGGAAATTGGTAGAAAAGACTATAGCTCGCAGAGACTTGGTGTAGCTTGCAGAGGAGCTATATTCTTCAGCCAAAAAGTGCGGTCCTCCACAAGAGAAAGGAAAGGGAGAGAGTGCTGTGAGGAAAAATCAAACTGCATGCAAATAAAGTTCATGAAGGGAGagtcatggtgggacctagtaaaATATATGAGACCACCCCATGCGTTGGGTAACTTTTCTAATGCATGTAGCTTCAGATTTTCTTTATCTTGTTGGCAGATGGGGCAGTACCATGGTACTGcctccattgtacatgcccttaggacCTAGGTAAAGAGCCAGGTCAATGCGAGGCtgcaagtgagtgggaggaagatgGGCAACCTCGCGCGTGCCCCCTCTGGCGACCGCGCCGGCCCTGCCGCcaccctcgccgccggcctccttcGCGCCGCCCCCGCCCTCCTCCCCGCCCCTCCGACGTCGCCGCCTCTGCCCCCCATCCCCGTCCCCTGCCTCGAACGGCCTGCGGTGGGCTGATGTCGCGGCGgaggaagacttggaggatgccgtggcggcggcgaccggcgctcTCCGCCCTCCTCGGCGGTTTGGTGACCGGTTCGCCGAGGCCGTCGCCGCCTCTCTCCCCGTTGCCCCCCCGTCcggcgcctcgtcgtccttgcctGGCCCCCCCCACCTCTGCGCCCCCGATGGCCTCCTCCCCTTACCCCTTCCCCATCCCTTGCAGCGTGGCGCGTCCCGCCCGACTGCACCACCTTCCCCAACCTCCCATGGCGCTGGCAATGGTGCTGGTCGCCGGAGACGTGGGGCCCGGTCCCTGAACTGGGGGGTGGCCGGACGGGCTgatttgggggcggcggcggcctcttGGCGGCGTTCCTCCGGGGACCGTCGGCCACTGCTGATGGATGTGACCCCCTCTGCTTCGGCGCCGGCTGGCGTGATGATTAGGGGCCCAAAGTTCCGAGCTTTCCGGCCGGTTGGGACCGCGCCGTGCCCTCCGtagacggcggcggcgatgcgacCTCGGGTGGAAACCCTCGCTGCCCCTCCCGATCTCGCGTGTCGTGGGCTGGGCCCTCGCGGGCTCAGTGGGCCGGTCATACCCAGGCAGCTTCCTCCCCCTCCCAGGCTCTCCCTGATTGGGCCGGCCTATTCTGGGCCGAGCGGGTCCATCCCCTCCTCCGGCCCAATCCGCCTGCCAGTTTTAGGGTTGGCTCGGGGCTCTGGATCTTCGATCCAACCCCATCTTGCTCCCTCCCTGCCGCCACCTTCCGTCGCCCTCCCTCCCGGCTCCGCGGAGCTCACCCCCGCCCCCGCACCTCGCGACCCCTCCTTCGGTCTGTCCCCGATGGCCCGCGACGCCGGTGATGGGGAGCCACGCCCCAAGCGACGCGCGCCGGGCCGCGACGTCGCCGCGCGCCCCTCGCCGGAGGGCTCTCGTCGGGAAGCTGAACTACGGGAGTCCCTGGTCCGGGGCAAGGAGGGGGCTCCGTCCGAAGGGGCCGACTGGCGCGCGACGCGGCCTCGGGACCGCTCTCCCTCGGCGTGGAGTGGTCGTGGCCGGGATCGGGACCGTTCCCCGTCCCGCCGGTCTCGCTCTCCGCCCCGCTCTGGTCGCTATGAGGCCTCCCCTCCCCGGCGCTATGACCCGCCCCGCCGTCAAGCTCAGTTTTCGCCGACCGGTCCCAACAATGGCAATAACCGCAATGGGCGTGGATCttttgccaagaagaagaagaagcgtggAGCTCTTTCCCAGGCGGGTGGCCCGGCCTCCTCAGTCACCCACCCACCGGTTCCGGCCGTCCCGCCGCCAGTCGCATCGGCGGCTACGTGCTTCAACTGTGGGGTGGTCAGACACTGCCAGGGGGATTGCACTCAGCCTCTGGCATGCTTCCGTTGCAAGAGGACGGAccaccccgccgcactctgccccGACCACCAGCCCACTGGGGTGCTTGGGTTGTTCGGCTACGCCCTTGACGACCTGGGCTTCTTCCAGATGGAACTCCCCGAGACCCGGGCCGCTCCGCCCATGTCTGCTCTCATCTCGGTCTTGGACGGCAAGACGGCGTCCCCGGCCATCATCTCCGACGAGCTTCACCACCTGTTCAACCCGGACTGGGATTGGGAGGTCACCCCGATCTCCGACCGGGAGTTCTCTGTGATCTTCCTCGACCCTGTCAGCCTTCGCTACGACACCCACAGCGCCAGACTCACTCTTGCTCTCAACCAGCTCTCTGTCCGCATCTCCGTCCCATCTGTGGATCCACTTGCGGTGGCCACTCTGTCCACGGTGTGGGTACAGATTCGTGGCCTCCCTCCGGCGGCTCGGGAGGAGGGGGTTCTTCGTGGTATGTCCCGGCTACTGGGCAAGTTTGTGGCGGTCGATGCCACTTCTCTGCCCAAGGGTCCCGCTGTGCGTGTTCAGCTCAAGGCTCCAGACCCTGCCAAGCTCAACTCGACGATCAGGATGTTCTTCAACGACGTCGGGTACGACCTTCACATCTCGGTTGAGGGTGGGACTCCCACTGATCCCCTCAGCCCGGGTGCCGACGGGGGCTCTGACCCGGCGGCGGGTTCGGGTGGTGGTGCGGCCCTGCACGATTCAGCCCACCATCCCCGCAGCCACTCCCCCCGCTCCGAGGCCTCCGACGACGACTCGACTGATCCTGAGGATGCTCCTCCGCCTGCTGGCTCCTCCCGCCCCTCGTCCGCCCACTGCTCTGGCCTCGGGTCCCTCGACGACCATCTGGAGGATGACCCTGAGGACCTCGAGGCTATTGCAGCCATGCTCGACGAGGCTGCCACTCTCCACCCGGGCTCCACCCttcccccctccttcctcccccctctctccctttcgGAGGAAGAAGGGAGTGGGGACAGCCGGGGTAGCATGGAGGTCCGGCCACCGTCTTCCCCTCAGCTCGTGTCCCCGATGGCGGATCGGGAGGTCCCACCGGTGTCGGCGCCTCCGATGGCCGAGCCTGCTACGGCCTCCTCTCCTGCGTTACCTCGGCCATCCGCGCCCCGGGGCCGCCACCACTCGGACTCTACCCCAGCTTCGTCTGGCCGGAAGAGTGCTCGTCTCGGGGCGGCGCCACGTCTGGCTGGGGCTTCTCCGACTGTGGTGGAGAAGGCATCCCGCCGCGCTGCCATCCGCAACCTTGACACAGGTCTGTCCGACTCTCAGGCTCCATGTTCTGATTCTGATGATATCTGCGACAACTCCTTTTCTGCGCTTGCTGGGTTCCCCTTGGCCACTTGGCCAAGGTAGCAGCCGATTCGGCTATAGTTTTCCGTGGCGAGAAGGGCCCGGTTTTGGAGCAGCTAGCATCCCTCCAGGCTAAGGAGATCCTGGAGGGCCACCTCGCGGCCACTAGGGCTCGAGAGGTGGCTGCAGCGGCTGAGGTCCCGCCCCTACCCCCCGTCACCCTAGGGGACGGGAGCAGCTTGTTATTAACCCGGGTGAGATCCGCGGGCGGACTCGTTCCCGTACTGCTCAACTGCGCCGTGCCCTTAGCGATGCGTCCATTGTTTGGTCCCGGGAGGACCCGTTAGGGGAGTGATCATGCGCGCGCTCTTCTGGAACCTGCGGGGCTTTGGCCATGACGGCCGCCGCAGGCAACTTATTGACTACATGCGCGACGAGTCCATCGATGTGGTAGCGATACAAGAAACGATGCGCACTGAGTTCTCCCTTGTTGAACTTGAGCATCTTAGCAGACACCTTTTCGCATGGCACTGGTTGCCATCTAGTGGAGTGACAGGTCACTCTGGTGGCATCCTTCTAGGGGTGAAGGATGCGACCTTTGAGGTGGGATCCATGGACCGTGGATCCCACTTCATTAGCATGGAGGTGTGGGAACGTGATGTGAACTTCAAGTGGGAGATCATTGTGGTTTATGGCCCAGCTGACCATAGTCGCTCGGCTGCTTTCTTGGCCGAGCTCCACTCCAAGATCTCCTCTGCGACTCTCCCCGTGGTCGTTGGGGGAGACTTCAACCTTCTCCGCTCCCCCGAGGATAAGAACAACTCATGTGTTGACCTTGCGGATATTCTCCGCTTTAACGACTGGGTGGCGGACCTCGGTCTCCTAGAGCTAGACAGGGTCGGGGCTCGATTTACCTGGACCAATAGACAGATGGCCCCGACCCTTAGTGTGTTGGACCGTGTGTTTGTCTTCCCTGACTGGGAACTCCGATTCCCTTTGGCTTCTCTCCAGGCCATCACACGCATCGTCTCTGATCATGTCCCTCTCCTCTTATCCTCCAGGGACGAGAGACCTCGCCCACCCCCTAGATTCCGCTTCGAGGCCTTCTGGCTAAGGCAGCCAGGTTTTGTGGCTGCCGTCCAGGCTCACTGGGTCTCGGCGTTGGCAGAGCCCCATAGACAGATGTCGATCCTTGATGAGTGGCACCACCTGTCCAAGCGCTCCAGGCAGTTCATGAAAGGTTGGGGTGCTAATATAGGTCGGGACCTTCGGGTCCTGAAAGCCTCCCTCCTTGAGGAGATTCGGGCCTTGGACCTTCGGGCAGACTCTCCGGGGATTTCCGCGGAGGAATGGGCCCATAGGTATAACTTGGAGGACTCCCTCATGGAGATGTATTCCAAGGAGGAATACTGGAGACAGCGGGGTTCTATGAATTGGGTGCTATTTGGAGATGCCAATACCGCCTACTTCCAGGCCATTGCCAATGGCCGTAGACGCCGCTGCTCTATCCCCCTCTTATGGGAGGGTGGACAATTGTTCCAGGATCCTCAAGCGATCCGCTCCTTAGTCAACGACTTTTATAAGTCGTTATTTCAGGGGCGCCCTCGGAGTGGCGTCGCTTTAGCAGACCACATTTGGTCGACTGACCAACAGGTCTCCCCAGAAGAAAATGCAGCCCTGCTCGCACCTTTTTATGCAGCGGAAGTTGAGGCCTTCGTTAAAGCCATGAACCCGGCCTCGGCGCCGGGTCCTGATGGACTACCGGTCCGTTTTTTCCAGGCTTTCTGGCCGATGGTCAAAGAGATCGCCCTTGAGCTGTTCCGTGAGTTCGCTAGGGGAACACTGGACGTATCCCGTCTTAATTACGGGATTATCTCCTTAATTCCCAAGGTCCCAGGTGCGGCGGACATTAGGCAATTCCGCCCTATCACAGTCCTCAATGTGATATTTAGAATTCTGGCCAAAGGGTACGCCTCTAGGGCGGCCCTTATCGCACCTCGGATTCATCACCCCAACCAATCGGCCTTCACGAAAGGCCGATTTATTCTCGATGGGGTCCTTGTCCTCCATGAGGTGATTCATGAGGTCAAGACGAAACACCTCCCCGCGGTGTTCTTCAAAATCGACTTCCATAAAGCTTATGACACAGTCCACTGGTCGTTCCTTCGGGAAGTGTTGCTTAAGCGTGGGTTTGATCACCACTGGGTCGCGCGCGTTATGCAGTTGGTCACGAGTGGTCGGACGGCGGTTAACATAAACGGGGAGGTTGGCTCATACTTCTTGACGGGCCAAGGGGTCCGACAGGGGGACCCGATTTCCCCCTTTCTATTCAACCTTGTGGTTGATGCCCTCGCCTCGATTCTTGACTTGGCCAAGCGCGCCGGCCATATTAGGGGAATTTGCCCTCATCTGATTGCGAATGGGGGTCTGACCCACCTCCAATATGCCGACGGCACCATTATGATGGTGGAAGGCTCGGATGAGGATATTCAGAATCTAAAGTTCCTCCTCCTTTGCTTCCAGGAAATGTCAGGCCTCACGATTAACTTTGCCAAGA
This region of Triticum aestivum cultivar Chinese Spring chromosome 2D, IWGSC CS RefSeq v2.1, whole genome shotgun sequence genomic DNA includes:
- the LOC123051249 gene encoding receptor homology region, transmembrane domain- and RING domain-containing protein 1, whose protein sequence is MSPRRRPPLLLLAAVALACACAAARPCAALVRLGAASFVDAPARFGPRVTGDGICGSLRAADPADACAPVRAAPGGSGGMAFVLIARGNCSFEGKVRAAQRAGFDAALVHDDEDKASLYSMVGDPEGIHIPAVFVSKMAGETLKKFARGEDGECCINSSMDETAGTVLVMSFVSLVVIISVVASFLFARNCRLLRHGVDNRPPYIKKHVVEKLPSVVYKAPCSSGNNCEEACAICLEDYDNGDMLRLLPCKHEFHVECIDPWLTKWGTFCPVCKLEVLTGE
- the LOC123051248 gene encoding acyl transferase 15-like; translation: MGVVAVRKSSTVVVRPPPEPATATVNINLSPLDKNVMSVPAAVFMVFDSRIPKPAATIEKALSQALAHYPAVSGRLAAGAEQGEFHIRCTGEGVPFVAAAADCALKDAEFFGRSAAGALLEELAIYYPAEHCGFGDPLLMMQVTEFSCGGFVVGVTWNHVLADAAGIGQFLQAVGELARGLPSPSVAPVRRDDALTAVPPPTDGFVELMMTLQPADMAALDVTVPWGLIDRIKDGCNARGSSRSRPPCTTFEAVAALLWQCRTRAVGLSSSPEEPVALYFAVNARRHVGARRGYYGNCVTGRVVVATAGAVAGGDLADLVGMIQRAKSQIPEQFDGGGKKGVTADRRGVAGLAVDGYNVLIVTSWRNLGLDMADFGGGPPARVTTYGRGRVRAPNCVPCPGNDAVGSSVMAACVREEHAAAFLGELASRCR